Genomic window (Pieris rapae chromosome 12, ilPieRapa1.1, whole genome shotgun sequence):
GGAACTTCGTATTTAAACTGTTGACGCCAAAGACTGTCCAAAGgaaattaaatagtaaaaatgcaaattgtttattttaaatgatttttttgaagttttaacttcatatgataaataaaataagatattttgcaAACTTTATTAACCAACGAAAACTTCACTAATGAAGAAATAGTcaattgtaaaaattacacATACATTCACTGACCATGTATACAGTGCAagttgaatataattattaaaaatttctacACTTAAAATGTGATAAAACTCATTTatcctttaaaattaatatgccatgcaacattaaaaaaatagttttaaggtgagaaaattttattctgAACCAGAAGCActtgtttgttttttcataGACTTAAGCGCTCTTTCCCGGAGTTTTTTTTCCAAGTCTTCGTTATTAACTTTGCCTTCTTCCTCTTCTTCAGCTTCCTCGCTTTCTGACGAATCATCCTTCTTTTTGGATGTTTTCTTATGTTTCTTATGCTTCTTGTGTTTCTTTGAATGTTTCTTGTGCTTTTTAGCACGTTTCTTCTTGGGCTCATCGCTTTCCGATTCGGATTCAGATTCCGAAGCCTTCTTTCTTGCCTTCTTCTTCGATACTTGATCACTATCAGATGACGACTCTTCTTTTTCACGCTTTTTACCTTTTCTTTCGCTTTCATCTCGCGATTTTGGTTTGATTTCATCAATTTGTTTGACCTTGGTAGATTTTTCATCTCGCTTTGACTTTGCATCTGGTGATGTGATCTTTGTGACATCTACTTTTTTACGTCTTTGCTCCTTATCAGACGATgattcatgtttatttttctttttatttgatttatcgTCACTTTCCGAGCTATCGTCATTTGAATCCTCGGAATTTTCTGTTTTCTTAGATTTACTTTTTGGGTCCAATTTTTCTGATTTCGAATGGTCAACGCTATCTTTACGTTTTTTAGATTTCTTATCAGTGTCAGATTCTTCTGGAATGTTTTTCTGTTTAGTTTTAGTACTTTTGTGTTTGACCTCTTCTTCAGAGCTAGATTCTGAGCTGGAAGAACGCGCTCTCTTCTTGCGGGATTTCTTTGCGAGCTTTTTCTTGGCATTTTTCTTGCTCTTCTTCTTTCTATCTTCTTCCGAGTCACTGGAAGACGAGTCTTCAGAATCACTGTCACTAGATGACGTATCTTTTTTCGCCTTTTTAGAGCGTTTTGAGCTGGACTTATCCTTGCGTTTAAGTTTTGCTTTGCTCTTTGATTTAGGAGCTTCCTCGCTGCTTTCGCTTTCGGACTCTGATGCTTTGGGCTTGCGTTTCTTCTTTACATCTTCCACCTTAGTCTCTTCCTGTTCTTTATCTGAGGCTTCGTCTCCGGATTTCTTAAAATCTCTCTGTCGTCTTACAAACGGTGATGGAGTTCGCGTAAGGCTCTTTGAATAATCTCTGAGAACCGGGATGGGAATAAAGTCGTCATCGTCCGATGTATGAACCGATTTCGCCCGAGTATCATCTTGTGATGCCGACTTGTCGTTGGCGACGGATGATTCGCGACTTGAACTGGACACTTGGACCTTAGCGGTCTCCTCACGTGGCAACGAAACGCGCTCGATTGACACTGGCCTTAGTTTTTCCAAGTTTTCTGGAAATTTAAGAAGTTGACATCAATCATACTATTTTATTAGccttattgtttttaaaaatttaatatcaattatttttcgtCTAGCCGTAACTTTACTTATGTCTTAATGTTTATACTGAATACATTAAGATGatattagatatatgtattaagtaaataaagggTTCCCAACTTTACCTTTTCTTGGTATCGAAACCGACTTTTCCAAGCGTTCCTTAATCAGATCAGTGGATCTCCTGTCACGAGACTTCCGGTCCCTGGATCTCCTATCCTTGGTACGGTCACGAGATCTCCTTTCCCTGCAAGAAAATTTCCTTCTTATTGATGTTTTAACTACTGCattacaatgaaaaataatttaaaattcgtcAGTTTCGTTTGCTAGAATTACTGGACTTGATAAGATTCTAAACCTAATGAGAGAAACAAGTGCTACTGAGAATTTAACACAGTAACGTCtataaaaatgcaattaaatatctttaaacgagcaattcttgtatatatatatatatatatataattggaatctcgggatcggctccaaagattttcatgaaatttagtatactgTATACAGTAatggtttcgggggcgataaatcgatctagctaggaataaatgatagaaaataacaaaaaggtggtgtttcaGTAGTCCCAAttcaaactgaaaaatgaatcttcctgacatttatcggcgaataataatactattctttgtttaaattgctttaacgacacaacaacactaaagcaattcagcatatatattctataccgttcctatttcatcattttattagtatgtaattcgtacttaaatataatttccaaaaaacacaatttaaaaaaaaataaaaatatgccatccaggtactatgGTTTAATATCTCACCTAGAACGGTCCCTAGAGCGTCTGTCCTTTGACCTTCTGTCACGGGATCGCCGGTCGCGTGACCTTCGTCCCGACCGACGCACTGACCGTGACCGCCTGCGTGACCTTGAGCGACGACGATCACGATCACGCGACCTGTTGAGACATTGCTAATTAAAATCAGGAaagctatatataattaaacccAAAACCAACCTTttcatacatacaataatacattttcaaaaaacaaaaaatgataaataaatatgaataattgatgTAAATGATGGGCAAGTGATtcgttaaatttgtataatgcataaacaatttacatacacaatgattatattaagaaaagaatcataaaatattccGCATTACTAATAAAGATTCTCTaagtaaaacacatttttcaagcctatatttttaaatttttaaacttacgtaagttttaaaaatcaattacttCAATATAAACTTGTGACTTGAAAATgcgtcatttttatatttaaactatgatataaacatttttaaacgaaCAAAGAATTCTTATTAGTAAAtgctgaataaaataaaagaaccaAAAATTTTACCTGTCTCTAGAACGTCGTCGAGAGCGTGAACGGGAACGTCTACGTCTTTCAAGCGATCGGCGACGTTCGCGTGACctgaatttgtattttatctcACTACTAATGTTtaactcaaaaaaaaaacaatatagcAACTGGATTTAGCTCAATGAATGTGACAAAAGCCGCTGAAATATTGATGAAGAGGAATTTAAAGTTGTATTATccactttatattaatatcaatatatctCCGTTATATTTGAGAGGCTTTTGAAACTGGAActcttcaatatttttttctaatcgcactttaacttaaaaaaatgtgtaacaatataaatttctaaaactttttaataaaacacccgcttatcattatatattttatataaaattcagagTACcttgtattgtttaaaaaagaaatctaaTTACAATTAACTACAAAATAGTCAAATGACAAATCCAACATGACAGATAAATTTACGCTGCCGGATTTTGGTATTGTTTGACGCCATTTCTGctagaaattaaatacaagGCCCCATTGTAATAGTATTTCGTTATTATCATACCTATCCCTCCTGTCTCTCTCGCGGCGTCTGCGCTCTCTTTCCCTCTCTCGCTCCCTCTCCCTTTCGCGTTCTCGCTCTCTCTCTCGGCGCTCGATTGACCGACGACGGCTACCACGACGACGAGACTTGcttctgtaaaatattaattattaattgagaCTTGGAAAAATCGGACATTTTCATTTGTCAGGCAAACAGAAAGTCGAaagaattttgtataatttttaccaGACTTCAAAAATCTCATCCgagttcaatataataatcagATTACCTTCAAACTGtcgtacaaatataaaaaatatttgattatatcttctattttatattaaacacgttcaaataacttaaaaagtaCCTCTCTCTTCGTGAGCTTCGTCGCGGGCTGACGCTGGTCGAAGAGTCCCGGTTGGAGCGATAGTGACGCTTCTTGTGCGAGGTCGGCTTCTTGATGCTGCCACCTGAAGAACAACAAATTAACATTAGTAAAAACAGTTTTCTAGTTTGAAAACCCCTACTTTAAGCCCCAAGTCATTTgaaatgtatctattttaattattttacaaaaatgtttagttatgGAATTGTTCGAAATCAactaaattagaaataatggTCTATATAAATCCCAGTAAAATTCTAtccaaaaagaaaaaataaacaaagtataAAGGTCTTACGTGAAGACGCGGAAGATGATCTTCGATCACTAGATTCGCGATGATTCTTCTCAGCCGGCTTCTCCTCGTTTTCCTTCTCGTTCTTCTCGGACCtacattttaagtatattttttttatttatttcattgttttaaatgatataaaaagtgttcagtacaatataatatatctacaataaatacacataatatgaataatatatatctaatactTTATCAGTAGTATATTTACTAAgcagtaattaaattacatatttaaaaatacagaacCATTCAAACGAAAAACATACCGCGCTGGAGATGCAGATCGAGATTTGTCATCTTTCTTCTCAGTCTGCTCGTTCTCCTCCTTCACATCACTGTGGTTCAGCTCTTCGTTTCGCTCGTTCTTCTCTTCTTTCACCTCCACATCTTCAGCTTTCTCTGGTGACTTGCCGTTTTCTAgttcaaaacataataaattaatagatacATTCAAGATGCTTGTTGAAATTGtcatataaaccaaatataaaccaaaaaacCAGTAGTATTTCAACGTTTTAGGTGTGGGCCTCAGACTTCGTAATCatttggtttcctcacgatgttttcttagAGCTAGAGAGAGAGAGCTTAGAGCGAGTAATCAGTACATGGACAGAGATAATTTCAAACATGCCCTGAAAACTGCTCTTATAAATAACCCTTATTACATgtcatgttattttttatgcagTTAAATAAGCCTATAATAAaacgtatatataaaacttacctTTGGGTTCAGGTTCAGGTAATTTGATGTCATCAACGGGCGGCGGTGGCTTCGGTACGCTCCTGTCACGACTCTTGCGCCTAGAACGACGCGGGCTGCTACCGCGATAcctattaaatacatacatttatgtgAATAATTCATGATAACCAAGACCGTGTATATACCGCAAATTTCTACGTTAGCACGAAGAGTACGTAGttatagcaataaaataagTGTCTCttgtctcatactcatttaatgatgtgaaaaaatttgagaaacaatatttagtaGCCTCGAGTACAGTCAAAACCATTTatgacgacatcgtttagaacaatcTGTTacattgaccaaaatcaaaggtcccggctaaAGTCAATGTATGTAGAGATGAAACGGATAGCAGTTTGGCCGGATACcggatatgtttttatttattaataattatacataatagtaatattgGGGTCAGGATTTGTGTcgttataatatactatactaaCTAGTAACTGTAAATGCATACAAAACTTACTTCCTGTCATTGGATCTATCTCGATCCCTTGATCTTGACCTTGAACGGCGACGATCACGGGACCTTCTAGAGCGTGACCGCGATCTCCTTCTGTCTCTGTCTTTGTCCTTATCCTTCTGCTGTTcttccttaaaataaaaataaaggaattttgtgaaattaaaatatcaaggaAATCTAATTACACTAGAGATATTGAAGCCACAAATCAGTTTATGTTATGACATCATAAGTAGTAATACTATTTACCTAGTAACACTGTCTACACTTGTcactaacatttaattttatttaaaaaagtatgtaatcGACTCTAataacactcatatttgaagaacaaattttttttttattatgtttaggCAGGATATGCATAAATTACAAACCATGCGTTTCTTAATCTCTTCTTTCTTCTGCTGTGTAAAAGACTCTGGGATGCCATTCTCACTCGCCTGTGCACTCAGCAATAGCTCCCATAGCTCCCCCATAAACAGCCGGGCATTCTTCCCATTGAGAAACCCGGTCAGGTTGATCTGCATCTTCTTTGGGCAAGGAAACTGGGGACAGGAGCGGtaaaaaaaccaaattaatTTCTTGAACACACCCTCACTAACATACCTAATGGTTGCCCTTATAGCCTCTTTCCTCTTTTCAAATGCTTGGTTCTTTCACATGAAGACGATCAGAGCTTGTTATTTTGTTCAGATGTTTGTCTCAACTGACATGACTCTAGTAGGGAAGTGGGCAACATTAAATACATCATTATCGTCGTTGTGCAGGCTTCGGCAGCGATGTGATTGCAGCAGACGAAGGCAGCATGAAGACGCAGTGAAGACAATAACGATGACTGGAACACTGCATGTAGACACCAACTGATGTATGATGCACGCCGACTGTAGATTTCATACTTCTTTCTTGAATCCCGTATCTGTAAGGGTTTTGCGAACACAACCACATTATGCTGACCGCAAAGCCTACGGGGGAACTTCCTTACCAGGAGTCATGTCACTCTGACCGCCTTGTGAGATATTTTAGGCTTGTACTTCTGAGGCGTGTCCTTTAATACTGAATTATCATTAAGTACTAAATTTCCCCGTAAATACCGATTGATAATGCTAAGGGCCTCCGCAAGGTGTAGTGGAGCGCGACGGCAGCGGGCGGCGCGGGCTGGGGGCGGGCGGCAGCGGGCTAACCGGCGACCAAAAAATAGCCATACGCAATCAATCACATATCACAATATTCATCTACAGTTTCTTTATCAACGACGTTGCGACTGCCTATACAACAACTATGATGTGTAAAGAAACTGCAATGATTACATAGCttgaataaaagaaaatttatagaGAGTATAAGCCACCTTTTCCTCCAGTTGATTGTTGACATAGTCGATGACAACATCGTCTTCCATCTTCAGGATTTCTGTGATTTTCTGTGTGATCCATGGCTTCAACACGTCAAGCTTCACCTTTGACATGTCCAcctaaacatattataattttttatgttttttatcttaatattataacaaggCAAAATcccaattttcatattatatagtaagTCGGGATGTCATCCATAAAATATAGCGAGCGAGATAGCTGACTATGCGTCATattcgtgaacgggtgctacttgtagACTGGACCTAAATTGGTCAtgttagttaataaatttgcGCTTTGTTACCACGAGAATATAAGAAAGTGCTCCTATTTCGCCATGACTACTGCTAATAGAggataaatgtttttttaacgttcatgtatattttttttattattacagttaattaatactaaaaatgtCATGTGAAACATGGTGTAAAGGTTGCAGCACCTTACAAACAttaagtaaacaaaacaacttggcaattaataattgtttattgccagttctaaACTGCTATATGCCCTACCATGAttaaagaactggcaataaatgtaaaatttgaatcatttaatatacttatgaacgtcaatgaAGAGAATACACTTCATTGACGTTCagaagtgtacattgtgttacctaaatgaataaattattttgaatttgaatatggTTATGTTAAACTAGACTGaagttaatatataagtaatttgaAAGGACTTAATACCGTGACAATGTAActtcatataattaaatgccCAAGGATATGCATTTAAGATTACACAATCCTTGAAGTAGGAGAAGAAGGGTGCAAGAATTGTTATACAGTCTATTTATTGCGAGTGGATTTTAAAGGTAAACAAAGATGTACTAGTTTTGCTTTCATTTATGCTTTGATATGTTAAGCTTATATTGACTACTAACTATTAAGGATGCTTAATTAATACGTattatgaaaaacaataaaatcttgACGTATACCTAaggatattattaaattattatttgatttttttttttaatataaaacatatttaaaaaaaaagatcaaATAATTCAACTCCTAACGAAAATAATTCTCTagtacatataacatataaatgtcgcagtaaagtagttaaatgagagtaaattgaatctctagacagttaattaaagatcgatactCAATCAAGCTAAAGTTCCGTCAGACAAGTGAGTGAACGAAACGTTTAATGAGTTTCGTTTGCGTTCCTAGGCAACAAGACGTATTTCAACTTTGGTAGGGTGACCAAGATATTTGATTGGAAAAAAATGGATGGTAAAAAGACATTGCTTGtcttatagttatttataagcGTAATGCCCTCTCAGGTGGTGTGGATGTTTGTAGATTTGACAAAGGCCACCTTTGCAAGGCATGTTCTACCCAACCGAAATTGAACAACATACCTTGCTAACCTGGCCTTTATCATATAGATATAACGTTAAGCCCAACTTAGGCGTCGTCGTGCCCACtcccttagtaataataaatttaaagggGACCAAAGGggggatattttattatttagaatgaACAAAAACATGACAAGGATTAATGTGTAATACATAACGTGTTATCACAAATTAATCCTTTTAACacataagtaaattatattcactGGGATCAAGCAATATTTTGAACACTATAAAAATACGTTAGATAGCTTGAATGATatccaataatatttaaactataaaaatataatgacacTTTAGGCAACTTGAATGATATCTTAAGTTATATGTTTCACACTTAATAATAGTGTGAAACATAACTAacctaattattttacaaaaagatAGACGAgagtagaaataatattttatcacgagcaaattatacaaaaatctataaaaatcgaataaaatttcactgcataaacttatttattgatGCAAAATACATTGGAGTGGCACTTGGAGCCGCAAagcactttatttttataacatgcaCATCTGTTTGTGAAGCATTGCTTCGGTGCCGGCTTGCAGGTGCACTTTTGGAAGCCCTGTCCTCCAAACAGGGACTCATTCCTAACAGCTTCTCTTAATGAAATTGGGACATCCAATACATCATCATGGTAATCATCCACGGGCTCCTGCAATGCATGCCTCGGAAACCAGCTTTTTATAGTTCCACTTTTGGTCCTTACTCTATAAACACCATTGCGGAAATCTACAACCCTTCCTCTAATATTTTTGGTGTCCAGGGGGCCTCGATCCACTTTAGGCACGTTGATAAGAACGCTACTACCAATAGGCAGTGGTGTAAGTTTTTTGGCAGTATTGTCTATCATTACTTCTGCCTCACGCTTTATGCCAATATGCGCTTGTTTGCCTTGAAATGATATTTCTTGTTCAGTTTTGCACATTGAGCATAACACCTTTGCTCCATATCCCTCTCCTTCAGCAGATCCACATAAGAGATGGACGGAGTTATTGCAAGAACTGCACATATGCGCGCCAGAAGTAGCATGATGGCAAACGACACAATTGTAGTTCGGTTTTCTATCCTCAATATCATCATCTAACATCATATCATCATCAACCTGTATGTCGATAAAGTGCGTTTCTTTTGGTTCGTTTATTAAAACCGGTACTTCCACAAGCTGAGCAGTTTCTTCCGATTCATTAATTGAGTCCTGTTCAGGTTCAAGCTGGGATTCTTCCGATTTAACCTTTGCAATTTGTACGTTCATGAT
Coding sequences:
- the LOC111000408 gene encoding serine/arginine repetitive matrix protein 1 isoform X3; amino-acid sequence: MLMYTGTSTEQDTRFSDKEKKLMKQMKFGDCLTQQVDMSKVKLDVLKPWITQKITEILKMEDDVVIDYVNNQLEEKFPCPKKMQINLTGFLNGKNARLFMGELWELLLSAQASENGIPESFTQQKKEEIKKRMEEQQKDKDKDRDRRRSRSRSRRSRDRRRSRSRSRDRDRSNDRKYRGSSPRRSRRKSRDRSVPKPPPPVDDIKLPEPEPKENGKSPEKAEDVEVKEEKNERNEELNHSDVKEENEQTEKKDDKSRSASPARSEKNEKENEEKPAEKNHRESSDRRSSSASSRGSIKKPTSHKKRHYRSNRDSSTSVSPRRSSRRERSKSRRRGSRRRSIERRERERERERERERERERERRRRERDRRDRSRDRDRRRSRSRRRSRSVRRSGRRSRDRRSRDRRSKDRRSRDRSRERRSRDRTKDRRSRDRKSRDRRSTDLIKERLEKSVSIPRKENLEKLRPVSIERVSLPREETAKVQVSSSSRESSVANDKSASQDDTRAKSVHTSDDDDFIPIPVLRDYSKSLTRTPSPFVRRQRDFKKSGDEASDKEQEETKVEDVKKKRKPKASESESESSEEAPKSKSKAKLKRKDKSSSKRSKKAKKDTSSSDSDSEDSSSSDSEEDRKKKSKKNAKKKLAKKSRKKRARSSSSESSSEEEVKHKSTKTKQKNIPEESDTDKKSKKRKDSVDHSKSEKLDPKSKSKKTENSEDSNDDSSESDDKSNKKKNKHESSSDKEQRRKKVDVTKITSPDAKSKRDEKSTKVKQIDEIKPKSRDESERKGKKREKEESSSDSDQVSKKKARKKASESESESESDEPKKKRAKKHKKHSKKHKKHKKHKKTSKKKDDSSESEEAEEEEEGKVNNEDLEKKLRERALKSMKKQTSASGSE
- the LOC111000408 gene encoding serine/arginine repetitive matrix protein 1 isoform X2, translating into MNMAGTSTEQDTRFSDKEKKLMKQMKFGDCLTQQVDMSKVKLDVLKPWITQKITEILKMEDDVVIDYVNNQLEEKFPCPKKMQINLTGFLNGKNARLFMGELWELLLSAQASENGIPESFTQQKKEEIKKRMEEQQKDKDKDRDRRRSRSRSRRSRDRRRSRSRSRDRDRSNDRKYRGSSPRRSRRKSRDRSVPKPPPPVDDIKLPEPEPKENGKSPEKAEDVEVKEEKNERNEELNHSDVKEENEQTEKKDDKSRSASPARSEKNEKENEEKPAEKNHRESSDRRSSSASSRGSIKKPTSHKKRHYRSNRDSSTSVSPRRSSRRERSKSRRRGSRRRSIERRERERERERERERERERERRRRERDRRDRSRERRRSLERRRRSRSRSRRRSRDRSRDRDRRRSRSRRRSRSVRRSGRRSRDRRSRDRRSKDRRSRDRSRERRSRDRTKDRRSRDRKSRDRRSTDLIKERLEKSVSIPRKENLEKLRPVSIERVSLPREETAKVQVSSSSRESSVANDKSASQDDTRAKSVHTSDDDDFIPIPVLRDYSKSLTRTPSPFVRRQRDFKKSGDEASDKEQEETKVEDVKKKRKPKASESESESSEEAPKSKSKAKLKRKDKSSSKRSKKAKKDTSSSDSDSEDSSSSDSEEDRKKKSKKNAKKKLAKKSRKKRARSSSSESSSEEEVKHKSTKTKQKNIPEESDTDKKSKKRKDSVDHSKSEKLDPKSKSKKTENSEDSNDDSSESDDKSNKKKNKHESSSDKEQRRKKVDVTKITSPDAKSKRDEKSTKVKQIDEIKPKSRDESERKGKKREKEESSSDSDQVSKKKARKKASESESESESDEPKKKRAKKHKKHSKKHKKHKKHKKTSKKKDDSSESEEAEEEEEGKVNNEDLEKKLRERALKSMKKQTSASGSE
- the LOC111000408 gene encoding serine/arginine repetitive matrix protein 1 isoform X1; translated protein: MLMYTGTSTEQDTRFSDKEKKLMKQMKFGDCLTQQVDMSKVKLDVLKPWITQKITEILKMEDDVVIDYVNNQLEEKFPCPKKMQINLTGFLNGKNARLFMGELWELLLSAQASENGIPESFTQQKKEEIKKRMEEQQKDKDKDRDRRRSRSRSRRSRDRRRSRSRSRDRDRSNDRKYRGSSPRRSRRKSRDRSVPKPPPPVDDIKLPEPEPKENGKSPEKAEDVEVKEEKNERNEELNHSDVKEENEQTEKKDDKSRSASPARSEKNEKENEEKPAEKNHRESSDRRSSSASSRGSIKKPTSHKKRHYRSNRDSSTSVSPRRSSRRERSKSRRRGSRRRSIERRERERERERERERERERERRRRERDRRDRSRERRRSLERRRRSRSRSRRRSRDRSRDRDRRRSRSRRRSRSVRRSGRRSRDRRSRDRRSKDRRSRDRSRERRSRDRTKDRRSRDRKSRDRRSTDLIKERLEKSVSIPRKENLEKLRPVSIERVSLPREETAKVQVSSSSRESSVANDKSASQDDTRAKSVHTSDDDDFIPIPVLRDYSKSLTRTPSPFVRRQRDFKKSGDEASDKEQEETKVEDVKKKRKPKASESESESSEEAPKSKSKAKLKRKDKSSSKRSKKAKKDTSSSDSDSEDSSSSDSEEDRKKKSKKNAKKKLAKKSRKKRARSSSSESSSEEEVKHKSTKTKQKNIPEESDTDKKSKKRKDSVDHSKSEKLDPKSKSKKTENSEDSNDDSSESDDKSNKKKNKHESSSDKEQRRKKVDVTKITSPDAKSKRDEKSTKVKQIDEIKPKSRDESERKGKKREKEESSSDSDQVSKKKARKKASESESESESDEPKKKRAKKHKKHSKKHKKHKKHKKTSKKKDDSSESEEAEEEEEGKVNNEDLEKKLRERALKSMKKQTSASGSE
- the LOC111000408 gene encoding peptidyl-prolyl cis-trans isomerase G isoform X4, which codes for MQINLTGFLNGKNARLFMGELWELLLSAQASENGIPESFTQQKKEEIKKRMEEQQKDKDKDRDRRRSRSRSRRSRDRRRSRSRSRDRDRSNDRKYRGSSPRRSRRKSRDRSVPKPPPPVDDIKLPEPEPKENGKSPEKAEDVEVKEEKNERNEELNHSDVKEENEQTEKKDDKSRSASPARSEKNEKENEEKPAEKNHRESSDRRSSSASSRGSIKKPTSHKKRHYRSNRDSSTSVSPRRSSRRERSKSRRRGSRRRSIERRERERERERERERERERERRRRERDRRDRSRERRRSLERRRRSRSRSRRRSRDRSRDRDRRRSRSRRRSRSVRRSGRRSRDRRSRDRRSKDRRSRDRSRERRSRDRTKDRRSRDRKSRDRRSTDLIKERLEKSVSIPRKENLEKLRPVSIERVSLPREETAKVQVSSSSRESSVANDKSASQDDTRAKSVHTSDDDDFIPIPVLRDYSKSLTRTPSPFVRRQRDFKKSGDEASDKEQEETKVEDVKKKRKPKASESESESSEEAPKSKSKAKLKRKDKSSSKRSKKAKKDTSSSDSDSEDSSSSDSEEDRKKKSKKNAKKKLAKKSRKKRARSSSSESSSEEEVKHKSTKTKQKNIPEESDTDKKSKKRKDSVDHSKSEKLDPKSKSKKTENSEDSNDDSSESDDKSNKKKNKHESSSDKEQRRKKVDVTKITSPDAKSKRDEKSTKVKQIDEIKPKSRDESERKGKKREKEESSSDSDQVSKKKARKKASESESESESDEPKKKRAKKHKKHSKKHKKHKKHKKTSKKKDDSSESEEAEEEEEGKVNNEDLEKKLRERALKSMKKQTSASGSE